The genomic stretch ATATCAATATACCTAATAGCCCTAGGAAGTGGAGTTTCTGACCCTGCGTTACCAACTCTTGGTGCTGATCAATTTGATGAAGAAGAACCTGATGAACAAAGATCAAAGACCTTAATTTATGGCTACTTTTACGTGGCATTGAATTTGGGATCACTGATTGCTGAGACTGTGTTGGCTTACATAGCGATTACAGGACATTGGGTGATGGGATTTTGGATATGTACTGGTTGTGCATGTGTTTCCTTTGTTGTTTTGCTGAGTGGAACTCTTAGATATAGACACTATAAGAGTTTTGGAAACCCTTTCTCTAAGTTTACACGAGTAATTGTGTCCTTTTTGAGGAAAGTGAAATCTCAAATACACTCAATTGGAGAAGGCTTCTATGGTATTCAAAGAGATGATGATACTCGTGTTAGAAGAATACACCACACAAATGGCCTCAGGTAACTTTCTAACATTTTGAAGTACTTTTTATTATCATTGTGCATATGAAAGTTCGAAAAGTATAAAGTTGCTTAGTTATACCATTGTTTGAATACAATAAAGAATTACTTCTAAGAGTGAGGTAACTGATTCATTGTATATTAAATGAGCTATACATTGTGATtgaagttttttttttatttacaGGTTTTTTGATAGAGCTTCTATGGTTTCTGATGATGCGACTGAGATGTTGCTAGGTAAAGGCCAAAAATCATACACATGGAACTTTTCCAGTGTAACACAAAATGAAGGGGTGAAATATATTTTAAGAGTGTTACCAATATGGTTTTGCACAATATTCTCCTCTAGCGTCTTCATACAAATGCGATCTCTATTTGTTGAACAAGGTTCAACAATGGACAGAACTTTTTTCAAGTTTCAAATCCCTCCTGCAAGCATGACAACATTTGATATTATTAACACATCAACATTTATCATACTATTCGACGTTCTTATCATTCCGTTATACAAGAAACTGATGAAAAAATCTCCAAAACTACCTAGTGAGCTACAAAATATCGGTATTGGATTTGCCATAGCAACAGTAACATTGATTGTTGCTGGTTTTATAGAGAAGGAACGACTAAATTTTGCTAGCGAAAACGGCGAAGAGACAAGTTCTTTGAGTATTTTTTGGTTGATACCACAATATATGCTTCTAGGAGTAGCAGAAGCTTTTGTGTATGTAGCACAAATGAACTTCTTTACATCACAATCACCTGATGGATTGGAAAGCTTGGGAATGGGGTTGTATATGTTTTCATCTGCACTTGGTTGTTATGTTGGTAACATTATTTTGACTGTGGTAAATAGAATTACATCAAGTGGTCAAGGACAACATGGATGGGTTTCACCTAATCTAAATGATGGTCATTTAGATATGTATTTCTTCTTGTCATCACTTTTTATTTTCATTGACTTGATATTGTATATTATATGTGCCAAAAGATATAAGGGCATATAATTGGAGCAAAGAGGAAGAAGGTATGGTTTGATTTCATAGAAAGGAAGCAAATTTTTTGGTAGACTATTGGTAGAATAAAAGTTAAGTTTGATGTATCCATTGCCATAGAAATTTAATATATATGCCACTTTAATGTATTATTCCAATCACATTATAGAGCTTAAATAATTGTAATCCAATCAATAAGTAAATAAATTTATGGACTTGTGCAAGGGTGAAAGATGGTATATTTGAaattatataattttattttaacTTTTATTTATCATTAAACCTTTCAACCTAGGAAATTAAATTTGACAAACTATTTTTTTGGTAATTAATAACATTTTTCAATTCAAAATATTATATGTTCATATTAAATAGTAATTAATTGAATTCAATTTTCTTGATTTCTGAAAAATCAATAAGGGATATCTCCACCCTGAATACATTAATTGATATTTGATTTACTAGATTGATTGTCATATTCAATTTCATTCGGATATTTTAATCTTTCATGCATCAAACTTCTATTTGTTTTTCTTCTGATTTTTGTTTTACATGATTTTATTTCGTGTATATTATTTTAATGTGTCAATTTTTTTTAATGCACATACTATAAATTGATAAATTACAAACATGTGACAAATCAAATGATTCACATACACTCAAATTGATAAATCATCAAAACAAAAATGACACAGATGATGAATGCAAAAACGAATTAATCCACTAAGTGTTAATATTAACATTCATTCCTAATCCATTTTTTGAATCATGGGAATTGCTTTTTCATGTGCCATCCCTTTTAACAGAAAACCACTTTATCTCCTTGATATCACTTTGAGGTGGTATTTTAAATTTACCCTTCTGATTTTCTGGAGACTTGTCAGTCTTGATAGTTTATTCCTCCCGCAAGTAGTTGTCAGTTATCCACTCT from Lathyrus oleraceus cultivar Zhongwan6 chromosome 7, CAAS_Psat_ZW6_1.0, whole genome shotgun sequence encodes the following:
- the LOC127107556 gene encoding protein NRT1/ PTR FAMILY 7.3; this encodes MDGNEEDSSSQVIEVYEHEEKCINSCTGDGSVDFYGKPALKARTGGWKSASLLLVNQGLIALAFSGVEANLVLFSKLVLKQTNVEAASTFSIWMGTTYFFSLIGAFLSDSYLGRYLTCIIFQLVFIIGLVMLSLSAHFFFLKPHGCEQNGVPCESDIQNQFPLFYISIYLIALGSGVSDPALPTLGADQFDEEEPDEQRSKTLIYGYFYVALNLGSLIAETVLAYIAITGHWVMGFWICTGCACVSFVVLLSGTLRYRHYKSFGNPFSKFTRVIVSFLRKVKSQIHSIGEGFYGIQRDDDTRVRRIHHTNGLRFFDRASMVSDDATEMLLGKGQKSYTWNFSSVTQNEGVKYILRVLPIWFCTIFSSSVFIQMRSLFVEQGSTMDRTFFKFQIPPASMTTFDIINTSTFIILFDVLIIPLYKKLMKKSPKLPSELQNIGIGFAIATVTLIVAGFIEKERLNFASENGEETSSLSIFWLIPQYMLLGVAEAFVYVAQMNFFTSQSPDGLESLGMGLYMFSSALGCYVGNIILTVVNRITSSGQGQHGWVSPNLNDGHLDMYFFLSSLFIFIDLILYIICAKRYKGI